The Cygnus atratus isolate AKBS03 ecotype Queensland, Australia chromosome 12, CAtr_DNAZoo_HiC_assembly, whole genome shotgun sequence genome has a segment encoding these proteins:
- the SPIRE2 gene encoding protein spire homolog 2, with product MVQSLGFAIYRALDWGLDENEERELSPQLEQLIDLMTNSDSEDSGCGTADEGYGGQEEEEEGGEGPPRAVRTFGQAMRCCAARLANPAEAQAHYQAVCRALFAETVELKAFLAKIRDAKEMLQKLNEDEEAEERPSAELGSLRNTDWARLWVQLMRELRHGVKLKKVQEKQFNPLPTEYQLTPFEMLMQDIRARNYKLRKVMVDGDIPPRVKKDAHELILDFIRSRPPLKQASERRLRPLPQKQRTLHEKILEEIKQERKLRPVETQYRGQKGYSSLPCIPHACSSHLTSSSCIDLSAPEAGTAPPRPRLRVLLKAPTLAEMEEMNISEEEDSPGAEPGLGLPMKRDRSFSEQDLAQFQSELTGGQAVPEVLGPLEPEPRPRSGSVPASYHPVPYGSAPPRAALGSVEERPEDGSSAAPSSSSKHLWLEFSHPVESLALTVEEMINVRRVLVKAEMEKFQQSKELYNSLKKGKVCCCCRTKFPLFSWPSACLFCKRSVCTSCSLKMKMPSKKLAHIPVYALGFESLPGSLLAKALPLRRRETFHSLPGPGWRRVEEEFPHIYAQGSVLRDVCSDCTGFVTDVICSSRRSVAVLNAAPRRAARCESWYK from the exons ATGGTGCAGTCCTTGGGCTTCGCCATCTACCGGGCGCTGGACTGGGGGCTGGACGAGAACGAGGAGCGGGAGCTGAGCCcgcagctggagcagctcatCGACCTGATGACCAACAGCGACTCGGAGGACAGCGGCTGCGGCACGGCCGATGAGGGCTatggggggcaggaggaggaggaggagggtggcgAGGGGCCGCCGCGGGCCGTGCGCACCTTCGGGCAGGCCATGCGGTGCTGCGCCGCACGCCTCGCCAACCCCGCCGAAGCCCAGGCTCACTACCAGGCCGTGTGCCGGGCTCTCTTTGCCGAGACCGTGGAGCTCAAAGCTTTCCTGGCCAAGATCCGCGACGCCAAGGAG ATGCTGCAGAAGCTGAATGAGGATGAGGAAGCGGAGGAGAGGCCGTcggcagagctgggcagcctgcgcAACACAGACTGG GCCCGGCTGTGGGTGCAGCTGATGCGGGAGCTGCGGCACGGCGTGAAGCTGAAGAAGGTGCAGGAGAAGCAGTTCAACCCGCTGCCCACCGAGTACCAGCTCACCCCCTTCGAGATGCTCATGCAGGACATCCGTGCGCGCAACTACAAGCTCCGCAAGGTCATG GTGGATGGCGACATCCCGCCCCGGGTGAAGAAGGACGCCCACGAGCTCATCCTGGACTTCATCCGCTCCCGGCCCCCACTCAAGCAG GCATCAGAGCGGCGGCTGCGGCCCCTGCCCCAGAAGCAGAGGACACTGCACGAGAAGATTTTGGAGGAGATCAAGCAGGAGAGGAAGCTCCGGCCCGTAGAGACGCAGTACCGGGGCCAGAAAG GCtacagctccctgccctgcatCCCCCACGCCTGCTCCAGCCACCtcacctccagctcctgcatcGACCTCTCCGCACCGGAGGCCGGCACCGCGCCACCGCGCCCACGGCTCCGCGTCCTGCTCAAGGCGCCCACGCTGGCTGAGATGGAGGAGATGAACATCTCCGAG GAGGAGGACTCGCCAGGTGCAGAGCCCGGCTTGGGGCTGCCCATGAAGCGGGACCGCTCCTTCTCGGAGCAGGACCTGGCCCAGTTCCAGAGCGAGCTCACCGGTGGCCAGGCTGTGCCCGAGGTGCTGGGGCCGCTGGAGcccgagccccggccccgctcag GCTCGGTCCCCGCCAGCTACCACCCGGTGCCGTACGGCTCTGCGCCACCCCGTGCTGCCCTGGGCTCCGTGGAGGAGAGGCCGGAGGACGGCTCCAgcgctgcccccagcagcagctccaagcACCTCTGGCTG GAGTTCAGCCACCCCGTGGAGAGCCTGGCCCTCACGGTGGAGGAGATGATCAACGTGCGCAGGGTGCTGGTCAAGGCCGAGATGGAGAAGTTCCAGCAGAGCAAGGAGCTCTACAACAGCCTGAAGAAGGGGaag gtctgctgctgctgccgcacCAAGTTCCCCCTCTTCTCCTGGCCCTCAGCCTGCCTCTTCTGCAAGCG GTCTGTCtgcacctcctgcagcctgaAG ATGAAGATGCCTTCCAAGAAGCTGGCTCACATCCCCGTCTACGCACTGGGCTTCGAGAGCCTCCCAGGATCACTGCTGGCCAAAGCCCTGCCGCTGCGCAGGAGGGAAACCTTCCA CTCGCTGCCGGGCCCGGGCTGGCGCCGCGTGGAAGAGGAATTCCCCCACATCTACGCCCAGGGCTCCGTCCTGCGCGACGTCTGCAGCGACTGCACCGGCTTCGTCACCGACGTCATCTGCTCCAGCCGCCGCAGCGTGGCCGTCCTCAacgccgcgccgcgccgcgccgcccgctgCGAGTCCTGGTACAAGTGA